One region of uncultured Methanolobus sp. genomic DNA includes:
- a CDS encoding CbbQ/NirQ/NorQ/GpvN family protein has translation MAMKCALSEELPVDEYLITEEPYYVPVGNEVEIFIAAYRNKLPVNLKGPTGCGKTRFMEYMAWKLQRPLITIACHEDLTATDLIGRFLIKGESVEWSDGPLTKAVKSGAICYLDEVVEARKDTIVVIHPLTDDRRIIPIDKLGVIVKAPDEFMLSVSYNPGYQSIVKDMKQSTRQRFVAIEFDYPPAELEKQIVAHETQVDQQTAGRLVEIGQSIRNFKHHGLEEGVSTRLLIYAGKLIQEGIEAKEACRIAMSQPITDNQDLQRSIDEIIAAVMG, from the coding sequence ATGGCAATGAAATGCGCTTTATCCGAGGAACTGCCGGTTGATGAATACCTGATAACTGAAGAACCGTATTACGTACCAGTCGGCAACGAAGTGGAGATATTTATAGCTGCTTACAGGAACAAACTTCCGGTAAATCTCAAAGGTCCGACAGGCTGTGGAAAAACACGATTCATGGAATACATGGCGTGGAAATTACAGCGTCCTCTGATAACAATTGCCTGCCACGAGGACCTCACAGCAACCGACCTTATAGGAAGATTCCTCATCAAAGGCGAGAGCGTGGAATGGAGTGACGGACCACTCACAAAAGCTGTAAAAAGCGGTGCCATCTGCTACCTTGATGAAGTTGTCGAAGCCAGAAAAGATACCATAGTAGTCATTCACCCGCTAACCGATGACAGGCGCATAATCCCTATTGACAAACTGGGAGTTATCGTAAAAGCACCTGATGAATTCATGCTCTCAGTTTCATACAACCCCGGTTACCAGAGCATCGTCAAAGACATGAAACAGAGCACAAGACAGCGCTTTGTTGCCATTGAATTCGACTATCCACCTGCTGAACTGGAAAAGCAGATCGTTGCTCATGAGACGCAGGTAGACCAACAAACAGCAGGCAGACTTGTTGAGATCGGACAGAGCATCAGGAACTTCAAACACCACGGACTTGAAGAAGGAGTTAGCACACGTCTGCTCATTTATGCTGGCAAACTTATCCAGGAAGGAATTGAGGCAAAAGAAGCCTGCAGGATAGCAATGTCACAGCCTATAACTGACAATCAGGACCTGCAGAGAAGCATTGATGAGATCATTGCTGCGGTTATGGGATAA
- a CDS encoding nitric oxide reductase activation protein NorD, giving the protein MSTEKITGLISSYFPSLEGPLVSEVATGLSNLEEDALEIILHAGKGAQKRGQRILVAYLGAAPEVYEALGKHEFGNWLGLAKKVSQLSISCCEGFFNSSLDIINKDGFELLEKWTLRGIELSNQNKWIAIAYFKHTGKVVLTTGPEKFLELVSHGSELGNINTKVAETYFEHLDQLNSLINEDDFAIYCEIVEKISSIHWLTGIELIDVTEKILDEIPPLKRKKLLISMKETLECGELVTMALFRNAGTIVEKTDDKRLRKLINATCSLADKDRKSASYFLKTYPKYIGRLDISEALEWIDRGIRKLSSNKESLRGFILTVFALGKYENTTPEIRSSIVKSGIQLATIQNECLESYFENASAACNLLDEDMFVIWTGIGEGIALQNPDDARKYYDKSIASLSKIPPQLHEEIFNIADKLLQKEGALTTAFFANLGSFSEKNKAENTNKWAEIGSRVYEKDRKLALDFFTNSPTLLEKLDIEELEDWTLKGLETASEKEPAGKAYFSLESKSSRELVEELTGAVALKKVANVLRYYALGLSGSNFIIRSMAALPLQIEVQGMNPIIAGNTIYLAPKMGVYEDIDDNFKIYKLSVMHEVGHARYSSLDAEPEKLNELENNIIERYPPAISDYKQDGENIDLVDLLSLFPNQILAATIFGLLEDARVEYMIMEHYRGVRNDLEEVRHKMLFIRNIPEDYLEKFMEGLLWISTGHEPIHELELDETTSGILNEIQSELEKRLFTTESSTFSAFGLAFEIYCSLEEKLGSLDEINYRMIQNIAYRGMDIGATGQTDPMMTKTYENVIKNFIPETEADLTADEERPKEQATDKPTQPLENNWRVLGSYKYDEWDSSINDYRPDWSTVYEMEPSGGNTAQYKKAMERYGNEIALLRHTFGLMKPQAFHRMKGQNDGTEIDIDAYTESLITKKCGANPDEGMYIRWDKQERDVATLFLMDVSASTRKILGIDGRSILDVEKDALIIMSRALESIGDKYAIYAFSGKSKDNVEYFKIKEFDEKFTDDVARRMSILASESNTRLGPAIRHSIKKLEKAGSRTKMLVLLSDGEPYDRARGEDSYQGDIAQEDTRMAISEGKNRGMHFFCITVDKNPGEYLNNIFSDVGYTIIDDVLMLPEMLPLLYKRLTT; this is encoded by the coding sequence ATGAGTACTGAAAAAATTACAGGACTTATATCATCCTATTTTCCATCACTGGAAGGTCCACTGGTTTCTGAAGTTGCAACCGGATTAAGCAATCTGGAAGAAGATGCACTGGAAATCATACTCCATGCAGGAAAAGGTGCACAAAAACGAGGACAAAGAATCCTCGTTGCTTATCTTGGAGCAGCGCCCGAGGTATACGAAGCTCTTGGAAAGCATGAGTTCGGCAACTGGCTTGGGCTTGCAAAGAAAGTATCGCAACTTAGCATATCATGTTGTGAAGGATTTTTTAATTCATCACTTGATATTATCAATAAAGATGGATTTGAACTTCTGGAAAAATGGACTCTTAGAGGAATTGAACTATCAAATCAGAATAAATGGATAGCTATAGCCTATTTCAAGCACACAGGTAAAGTTGTACTAACAACAGGACCTGAAAAATTCCTGGAGCTCGTATCACACGGAAGTGAGCTGGGAAATATCAACACAAAAGTTGCAGAAACTTATTTTGAACATCTGGATCAGCTCAATTCACTAATAAATGAAGATGACTTTGCAATCTACTGTGAGATTGTAGAGAAAATCAGCAGCATACACTGGCTTACAGGTATTGAGCTCATCGATGTTACTGAGAAGATATTAGATGAGATTCCACCTCTGAAAAGAAAAAAGCTTCTTATTTCGATGAAGGAAACATTGGAATGCGGCGAACTTGTTACAATGGCATTGTTCAGAAATGCCGGAACAATTGTGGAAAAAACAGACGATAAAAGGCTGAGGAAACTAATTAATGCAACCTGTAGCCTTGCAGATAAAGACAGAAAGAGTGCCAGTTATTTTCTAAAAACATACCCGAAATACATTGGCAGACTTGACATTTCAGAGGCATTGGAATGGATTGACAGAGGAATCAGGAAATTAAGCAGTAATAAAGAATCTCTCCGTGGATTTATATTAACGGTTTTTGCACTTGGGAAATACGAAAATACCACTCCCGAAATCAGATCATCGATAGTAAAAAGTGGAATACAACTGGCAACTATTCAGAACGAATGTCTTGAAAGCTATTTTGAAAATGCATCAGCAGCATGCAATCTTCTTGACGAAGATATGTTTGTCATCTGGACAGGAATCGGAGAAGGAATCGCATTACAAAACCCGGATGATGCCAGGAAATATTACGATAAATCTATTGCATCTTTATCAAAAATACCACCCCAACTGCATGAAGAAATATTCAACATAGCTGATAAGCTTCTACAGAAAGAGGGAGCGCTTACAACGGCATTCTTTGCTAATCTCGGAAGCTTTTCCGAGAAAAACAAAGCTGAAAATACAAATAAATGGGCGGAAATAGGAAGCAGGGTTTATGAAAAAGACAGGAAGCTTGCACTTGATTTCTTCACAAACTCACCAACTCTTCTTGAAAAACTGGATATTGAAGAACTGGAAGATTGGACTCTAAAAGGACTTGAAACAGCAAGTGAAAAAGAACCTGCAGGAAAAGCCTATTTTTCACTGGAATCAAAAAGCTCCAGGGAACTTGTGGAAGAACTCACAGGTGCTGTAGCTCTCAAGAAAGTTGCCAACGTCCTGAGATACTATGCCCTCGGTCTTTCAGGCAGCAATTTCATAATACGTTCCATGGCAGCTTTGCCTCTGCAAATAGAAGTTCAGGGAATGAACCCTATAATCGCAGGGAATACAATATATCTCGCACCGAAGATGGGAGTTTATGAGGACATAGATGATAATTTCAAGATCTACAAGCTCAGTGTGATGCATGAAGTTGGACATGCACGCTACAGTTCACTGGATGCTGAGCCTGAAAAATTAAATGAACTTGAAAATAATATCATAGAAAGATATCCTCCTGCAATTTCTGACTATAAACAAGATGGTGAAAATATCGATCTTGTTGACCTACTCTCACTTTTCCCAAACCAGATACTTGCAGCAACCATATTCGGACTGCTGGAAGATGCACGTGTCGAGTATATGATAATGGAGCATTACAGGGGAGTGCGCAATGATCTTGAAGAAGTACGCCACAAGATGCTTTTTATTAGAAACATCCCTGAGGACTACCTTGAGAAATTCATGGAAGGGTTATTATGGATTTCCACTGGACATGAACCAATACATGAACTTGAATTAGATGAAACTACGTCTGGAATCCTGAATGAAATTCAGAGTGAACTGGAAAAAAGATTATTCACCACAGAATCAAGCACCTTTTCGGCCTTTGGACTTGCCTTTGAAATATACTGCTCACTTGAAGAAAAACTCGGGTCACTCGATGAGATTAACTACAGGATGATTCAGAATATCGCTTATCGTGGAATGGATATCGGTGCAACCGGACAAACCGACCCCATGATGACAAAAACATACGAAAATGTCATCAAAAATTTTATTCCGGAAACTGAAGCAGACCTGACTGCTGATGAAGAACGGCCTAAAGAGCAGGCTACTGATAAACCCACACAACCACTGGAAAATAATTGGCGTGTGCTTGGAAGTTACAAGTATGATGAGTGGGACAGCAGCATCAACGATTACCGCCCGGATTGGAGCACTGTCTATGAAATGGAACCCAGTGGAGGAAATACTGCTCAGTACAAAAAAGCAATGGAACGCTATGGAAATGAGATTGCACTTCTCAGGCATACGTTTGGCCTTATGAAACCACAAGCATTCCATCGGATGAAAGGACAGAACGACGGTACTGAAATTGATATTGATGCTTACACTGAATCCCTGATAACTAAAAAATGCGGAGCAAATCCTGATGAAGGAATGTACATCAGGTGGGACAAGCAGGAAAGGGATGTTGCAACCCTGTTCCTTATGGACGTAAGCGCTTCCACACGCAAGATACTTGGAATAGATGGCAGGAGCATACTTGATGTAGAAAAAGATGCCTTGATAATAATGAGCCGGGCACTTGAGAGCATTGGTGATAAGTATGCCATCTATGCATTTTCAGGAAAAAGCAAGGATAACGTAGAATACTTCAAGATCAAGGAATTTGATGAGAAATTTACAGATGATGTTGCACGTAGAATGAGCATACTGGCTTCCGAATCCAATACTCGTCTTGGACCAGCTATCAGGCATTCAATCAAGAAACTGGAAAAAGCCGGTTCCAGAACTAAAATGTTAGTTTTGTTGTCTGACGGTGAACCCTATGACAGAGCAAGGGGTGAAGATTCATACCAGGGTGACATTGCACAGGAAGATACCAGAATGGCAATATCAGAAGGAAAAAATCGTGGAATGCATTTCTTCTGTATAACTGTGGATAAAAATCCGGGAGAATACCTCAACAACATCTTTTCTGATGTTGGATATACCATTATTGATGATGTGTTGATGTTGCCGGAAATGCTGCCGCTTTTGTATAAGAGACTGACAACTTGA
- a CDS encoding Fic family protein, with amino-acid sequence MKRLSKTPKLSETEEKKAVLCLDNKEVMGVVHDYNERYLHWEEVNKRKDKLPVKPEYIWHLMKLFRLMKARSIAFGRYSLQYNILDDFLEKLHILDKGAAGNLASTIDAISDTREKYILNSLMEEAIASSQIEGATPSRRVAKEMLRENRRPRNKDERMIINNYNTMKYILKVKNEEMTPDLLLEIQKRMTYGTLDEKEDEGKFRDNNEIHVFDNDGEVLHTPPKHTEISELVDALCDFANDRNNSFVHPIIKGILLHYLLNYIHPFNDGNGRTGRSLFYWYVLRRDYWLFEYMSVSRLIYQKRRQYKMAYQYTESDHMFDSDNGLGDLTYFIRFNLNTIMESLEHIQNYLKKKQDEQYLALKELEEFDNLNTRQLQIIREFVKHPKKTINIKTIMSTYGVAYATARNDLFYLEKLGYLKKIKAGKKFIFIFSRQQEK; translated from the coding sequence ATGAAGAGATTATCCAAAACACCGAAGTTATCGGAAACGGAAGAAAAAAAAGCTGTTCTTTGCCTTGATAACAAGGAAGTCATGGGAGTTGTACATGACTACAACGAGAGATATCTCCACTGGGAAGAAGTCAACAAAAGAAAAGACAAACTCCCTGTGAAGCCGGAATACATCTGGCATCTGATGAAACTCTTCAGGCTCATGAAAGCCAGAAGCATTGCTTTTGGCAGATACAGTCTCCAATACAACATACTTGATGACTTTCTGGAAAAATTGCACATCCTGGATAAGGGCGCAGCAGGTAATCTCGCCAGTACTATCGATGCAATATCAGACACACGGGAAAAATACATACTCAACTCACTAATGGAAGAAGCCATCGCCTCAAGCCAGATCGAAGGAGCAACACCATCGCGCAGGGTTGCAAAGGAAATGCTCAGGGAGAACAGGCGACCCCGGAACAAAGACGAGAGGATGATCATTAACAATTACAACACCATGAAATACATCCTTAAGGTCAAAAATGAGGAAATGACACCTGATCTTCTCTTAGAGATACAGAAACGGATGACATACGGAACCCTGGATGAAAAAGAGGACGAAGGCAAATTCAGGGACAACAACGAGATCCATGTTTTTGATAACGACGGAGAAGTACTCCATACACCCCCGAAACACACCGAGATCTCGGAACTAGTAGACGCCCTATGTGATTTTGCAAATGACAGGAATAACAGTTTCGTTCACCCGATAATTAAAGGAATACTCCTCCATTACCTGCTCAACTACATACATCCTTTCAACGATGGGAACGGCCGAACCGGAAGGAGCCTCTTTTACTGGTACGTCCTCAGGAGAGATTACTGGCTCTTTGAGTACATGTCAGTTTCACGTCTCATCTACCAGAAACGCAGGCAATACAAAATGGCATACCAGTACACAGAATCTGACCACATGTTTGATTCGGATAACGGACTGGGAGACCTGACATACTTTATCAGGTTCAACCTGAACACCATTATGGAATCACTCGAACATATCCAGAACTACCTGAAAAAGAAACAGGATGAGCAATATCTTGCACTGAAAGAACTGGAAGAATTTGATAACCTCAACACCCGCCAGCTCCAGATCATAAGGGAATTTGTAAAACATCCGAAAAAAACCATAAACATCAAAACCATCATGAGCACATACGGAGTGGCCTATGCCACAGCAAGAAATGACCTGTTTTATCTTGAAAAACTCGGATATCTGAAAAAGATTAAAGCAGGAAAAAAATTCATTTTTATCTTTAGCAGACAGCAGGAAAAGTAG
- a CDS encoding VIT and VWA domain-containing protein, with the protein MDIKKSSARAVVLLLLFSACVSLVVPSLAQSNIESDYMNIDVKIHDGYAITTVEEKLDNLNNESVTDKFQFLIPEGAFMSAFSITIDGEEYQADILENEEAQQKFSEAVSGGRTAGLLETRNTELFSYSLNFEANQSVIVKLTYEQALTRTMDEYEYLQYLRSNHVVEDLGVTVDISSSTDVLSVDTPEFDADITYPAADSAKVEYSSKGMPDSDMTVVFKTENTGADGKMLFYEVNGTGYFMHIFSPTADELGTSPLNKDIIFVIDKSGSMDGLKIEQVKVAFSSIIDELPEADNFNVMFFDSNIDSYSDLILPATEENKNASINLVLSKRATGGTNINEALVAAVKMFGNESNNVPIVVFLTDGEPTEGITSTALIRRNVLKANEFDAAIFTIAFGREGSYDFNFLQALSLENQGIAVYFEENSEAAEGISNFYDTISTPLVTDLMFVYDEGSNLVVTGKEHLFVGSDKIILGKYEENTVTINAEARGFTRDGSYVSEHDFSVQTSDENSFIPRLWAYNTIRNKLDEMKVEGETDEMVLNVTTIALEYGFVTPYTSFFVEIPQAEEPEYDSDSGEYQSGEAVMDVAPTESYDSAMVMDDETDAEDTMVDSMPVEEPTEEDAAEPASPGFGLVLALSMSGLAMVAFRNRKE; encoded by the coding sequence ATGGATATTAAAAAAAGCTCTGCAAGAGCTGTGGTTCTATTGCTGCTATTTTCAGCATGTGTATCGCTGGTAGTGCCTTCTCTGGCACAATCAAACATTGAATCAGATTACATGAACATAGATGTCAAAATACACGACGGCTATGCCATAACTACCGTTGAGGAGAAACTTGACAACCTAAACAATGAATCTGTAACGGATAAGTTCCAGTTCCTTATTCCTGAAGGTGCCTTTATGTCAGCGTTCTCCATTACAATAGATGGCGAGGAGTATCAGGCGGACATACTTGAAAATGAGGAGGCGCAGCAAAAGTTTTCAGAGGCGGTGTCAGGCGGCAGAACTGCAGGCCTGCTGGAAACAAGGAACACAGAGCTGTTCTCATACTCCCTGAACTTCGAGGCCAACCAGAGTGTCATAGTGAAACTCACCTATGAGCAGGCCCTGACAAGGACAATGGATGAATATGAGTATCTGCAATATCTCAGAAGCAATCATGTAGTTGAAGACCTGGGCGTAACCGTTGATATAAGTTCATCCACCGATGTCCTGAGTGTTGACACGCCGGAATTTGATGCGGATATAACTTATCCTGCTGCTGACAGTGCAAAGGTGGAGTACAGTTCAAAAGGCATGCCTGATTCAGATATGACTGTTGTGTTCAAGACCGAGAATACTGGTGCCGATGGTAAAATGTTGTTCTATGAGGTCAATGGTACAGGATATTTCATGCATATTTTCTCACCCACCGCTGATGAGTTAGGCACGTCCCCTCTTAACAAGGATATCATCTTTGTGATAGACAAGTCCGGCTCAATGGATGGTCTTAAGATAGAACAGGTAAAGGTTGCTTTTTCATCTATTATAGATGAGCTTCCCGAGGCTGATAATTTCAATGTTATGTTCTTTGATTCTAATATTGATTCATACAGTGACTTAATCCTTCCTGCAACAGAGGAGAACAAGAATGCTTCAATAAATCTGGTTCTCAGTAAGCGTGCGACAGGAGGGACTAACATTAATGAGGCACTGGTGGCAGCAGTTAAAATGTTTGGAAATGAAAGTAATAACGTTCCAATAGTGGTTTTCCTGACAGACGGAGAACCAACTGAGGGTATCACTTCAACTGCACTTATCAGACGAAATGTGCTAAAGGCAAATGAATTTGATGCTGCGATCTTTACAATTGCATTTGGCCGGGAAGGCAGTTATGATTTTAATTTCTTGCAAGCACTGAGTCTTGAAAATCAGGGTATTGCAGTCTATTTTGAGGAAAACTCAGAAGCTGCGGAAGGAATTAGTAATTTCTATGATACGATTTCAACACCACTTGTAACGGATCTTATGTTCGTTTATGATGAAGGCAGTAATCTGGTTGTTACAGGTAAAGAGCACCTTTTCGTAGGTTCTGATAAGATAATCCTTGGTAAGTATGAAGAAAACACAGTAACGATCAATGCAGAGGCACGAGGCTTCACCAGAGATGGATCGTATGTTTCTGAGCATGATTTCTCTGTTCAGACCTCGGATGAAAATAGTTTCATTCCACGTCTGTGGGCTTACAATACTATCAGAAACAAACTCGACGAGATGAAAGTTGAAGGCGAAACTGATGAAATGGTTTTGAATGTGACTACAATAGCACTTGAATATGGTTTTGTCACTCCATATACTTCGTTCTTTGTAGAGATCCCACAGGCAGAAGAGCCAGAGTATGATTCTGATTCAGGGGAATATCAATCAGGAGAAGCAGTAATGGACGTGGCCCCTACTGAATCGTATGACAGTGCAATGGTCATGGATGACGAAACTGATGCAGAAGATACAATGGTAGACTCAATGCCTGTTGAGGAGCCCACAGAAGAGGATGCCGCTGAACCGGCGTCTCCCGGATTCGGTCTGGTGCTGGCATTGTCAATGTCCGGGCTTGCAATGGTTGCTTTCAGGAATAGAAAAGAATAG